DNA sequence from the Myxosarcina sp. GI1 genome:
AAGTTAAGACCGCACCAATTACACTTACCATTTTGTTTCTTCAGCAGTTTGGCTGTTGAAGGCTTCAATTCAGGGTGCGAACCCTTTCTTTTTGCCCAGTAAATAGTGTCTCCGTCATAGGGTGTTTTATTTCCTTTAACTTTGACATGACGGGCAATGGCAGTTTGTGTGTGTCTTTCTAAGGTGATTAAATCATCCTTATATTCCTTGCCAAAAACCCAATTATCTCCTCCTATAGTTACCCAGTATTTATCTCCCACCCAGTGTTTACTTTTGTTGGGATGTCTTCTATCTGCCCATCTACGTAACCTTTTATGAGTTAAATAACCAACCTTTGAGTAGGTTTCTTGACTACATACTGTTCTGTAGTAATTACACCATCCTCTAATAATCGGATTTAACTCACTGATGATTTTTTCTTGGGGTGCCGCTTTTAATCTTCCGATTTTAAGGGAAAGTTTTTCATAGTGCCTCCTAACACTATCGGATGATGGTCTTGTAATTGTTTTAAACCCCAATAATTTACCCTGTCCATTCTTCCCTGACTGGTATTTGCCAACTTTGTATTGGCGTATATTGAATCCCAGAAAATCGAATCCTGGTTGGTGTTTATCCAGTTTAAGTTGAGTGTGAACAATTTTAGTTTTGCTTGATTTTAATTCGAGGTTGTAGTGGGATAACCATTCACTTATGACATTTTGACAGACCTTGAGAGTATCCAGATTTTCATGAAAGATTACGAAATCGTCAGCATATCTGATTAAAGATGCACCTTTAATTTGTTTAATCCTGTTTTCCATTCCATGTAGGGCTATGTTGCTTAAAAGCGGAGAAATCACGCCTCCCTGGGGCGTTCCCTGGCGGTTTGGAGTTTTTTCATGCTTCTTAAAGTCACAAATATCCGCTCTTAACCAGGCTCGAATTTGTCTCCTGATGATAGGAAGTGTGTTTAGCTTGGTTAAGAGTTTTTGGTGGTTAATTCGGTCAAAACATTTCGCTATATCTGCATCCAACACAAATTTTGATTTATATCTAATCTGGTTGAAAATGGCTTCAATTGCGTCATGTGCGCTTCTACCAGGTCGGAAGCCATAAGAATTGTTTTCAAATTTTGACTCCCATTCGGGTTCAAGAACAGCTTTAACTAAAGCTTGTACCGCTCTATCGCGCATTACAGGAATTCCCAGAGGTCGCTTTTCGTTTCTTCCAGTTTAGGAATCCAAACCCTTCTAATAGGCTGGGATTTATCCCCTAGTTTTAAATTGTTAGCGAGTTGAAAACGCTGTTTTGGGGTTAAAGATTTAACCTTATCTACGCCCGCAGATTTCTTTCCTGAGTTATCCTGCGTGACCTTTCTCACAGATAAAAGTCGGTTGTAATAGGATTTGATGAGGGTTTTTTGCAGCTTTCTTCCTTGTTTGTCATCACCATTGACGTAGGCTCGGTAGATTCTCTTTTGTAACTTCCAAACAGCTTTTTGGATTTTACGCCAGTTAAGCTGTTTCCATTCCACACTGCTGTAATCGCGTGTTTTAGACATATTAATTACTACTTAATCACTACTTGACTGAAAACAGTGAGGACGTGGGCAGATCTCATTCATTACAAATGAGCATTCGCTTTTTCCTCAATCCTTCGCCCTCTATAGCCTCCATATGACGGAGAGTTTGCATCTTGGTTGATTACTCAGAAGTTTCGACCTTTTTCCTGAGAGTTATAGAGGGATTTCCTCGTTCCGAATATTTCGTTGGTATGAATCTTTAGGATGTGTCTGTCCACCGAGAGCGGTTAGTATTGTGATTGTCATATTAACACTGACAATTAACCAGATGCCCTGATGCCTTTTGGCTACAGCCTTTCAGTCCTGATTTGGCTGTTTACCCTTAACGATGGTTACGACGGGAATCGTGATTCCTTTTACTTCAGGATTAACCTTATCCATAGAATTCTTGCTAGCAGATAACCAGTTCAGACTACCAGTTAGAGCTACATTTAACCCCGCTTTACGGATTGATGACCAATCGCTACCGTAGGGGTTATGCTTGTACTCCCAATACCGAGAGAGTAGGACTTGATGACTTGGGCTTTTGTTAGTATTTAGCACCTTATTACAGGCTCTCTCACCTACACGAAATATTCAGTTATCATGGTTCAGATACTCATGATTGAGTCTTATCCAAGCTAGTCATACCAAAGGTTTTATCCCTTGTTTCGACTAAACGAGTCGCACGTAGATCGAAGGTTCGTGCGACGAAGTGCAACCTGTTGCTGAAACTCTTGCTGTACAATCAATACAGCGATCTGATTTTAAAATCATAGCGATCGCTAAAACATAAGTTACATAAATGTTTTAAAAACGCATTCATAGCCAAAAAACTTTGCCTAAAATAGAAGTTGGGATATATCAAAACACATATATCAAAGCATTGAAACTCCGTCTTGAATTTTATAAACATTGCCCATGAATCCACCCGTGCCAGGGTAATTGATGCCATAATGTACGCCATGAATGAGAAATTGGTGTAGATGTTCCTCTTTCCAGCCCATGACAATCTGGATGATGTAGTGCAGATCGGCAATAGTGCTATTGCTACTCACTTTTATCCGTCGCCAAATCATCGGACTAATGCCGACTAACACTATTTTTAGCTGATATGTGACGGGCGGGTTTGACTCTAGCATGAGTTCATTTTAAGCGATTTCCCCCGTTTTTTTTCGCTCTCCAATAAGCATTTCAAATCCAGATTTTGGCAATCGCCAAGGTGATGAATTTTTGCAGTCTTTGAGTAGTTCTTGCAAAATTGTGATATTTATCCAAAGAACTAAAAGTGTTGAATAATATATACTGCAATAGTTTTAAAGATTATAGACAGAAAGTTATTTTAACTAGCTCTAGGTTGTAAGAAACTGCCAGCTACTTCGACTAACCAATCTACAAAAGTTAGAATCAGTGGTTCTTTCGAGTGGTTTTCTAAATACACTGCTGAATAGTTAAAACCATCTAGCGATATATTAAGAGGCTGGACTAAAAAACCTAACGCCACATCATCAGCGACATGAATATTGCTGCATAACGCTATTCCTTGACCGGCGATCGCAGCTTGAATGGCTAAACTTTCCTCATCAAATGTCAGTCCCCGATTTGGGTTAATGTCGTTCAGCTTTGTGAGAGCAAACCAGTTTTTCCAATCAGGAGCGTCTGTGCCAAAGTGAATCCACTCAAAATGTAGCAGAGGATGATGCACTAAATCATCGGGCTTTTTAATGAGATGTTTACCCTCCAATAACCGTGGATTACAGACAGGCAAAAACACATCAGACATGAGCTTACGGACGGCAAACCCAGAATAGTTGCCTCTGCCATAACGAATGGCTAGATCAACCGTCTGCTTGTTCAGATTTACTACATCATTCGAGGTTTGTAGACGCAGATCGATGTCAGGATGAGATTGTTGAAACTCAGATAAACGGGAAACTAACCACTTGGCTGCAAACACCGTCGTTACACTCACGGTCAAAGTAGTAGATTCTGGAGTTTTAGTCAACTTGGCGATCGCAGAGTCGATTGTGTCCAGACTTTCCCTTAGTGCTGGATACAGGAGTTGCCCCGCTTCAGTTAGTGCTAGAGGACGAGGGCGGCGGCGAAATAAGGTTACTCCCAGACGCTCTTCGAGAACTTTGATTTGATGACTAACTGCGGTTGGCGTGACATCTAGTTCTTCAGCCGCTTGCTGGAAACTCAGGTGTCGAGCCGCAGCTTCAAAGGTATGCAAGGCGTTGAGCGGTGGCAGCGATCGCATAGATTTGTGGGTAAGTTTTTTTCATCTTAAACGTGAGCAAATTGAATTTGCAATCCCTTTTTATCCCTTGCTACTTTGAGAAGGAAGTGAATTTCTTAAAGAAATTATGGAATCAGACTTAGACACAATTAAGGTCATCAACACCTCCCAACTCTCGAATAGTTTTCTGGGCGATGTTATCGAAATTTGTATCGTTACTCGCGATTATCAGCAAACGATGGCAGGGTTTGTCCAGTTGGGTATTGGCCCCTGGCGAGTCTACACCTTTAATGCTGAAACTGTTACAGAACAGACTTACAAATGGCAGTCTGCTGAATATGCAATTAAAGTCTGTTTTGCTCAGTTCAAAAATGTAATCTGGGAAATTATTTTGAGTATCCAG
Encoded proteins:
- a CDS encoding plasmid pRiA4b ORF-3 family protein is translated as MLESNPPVTYQLKIVLVGISPMIWRRIKVSSNSTIADLHYIIQIVMGWKEEHLHQFLIHGVHYGINYPGTGGFMGNVYKIQDGVSML
- the gcvA gene encoding transcriptional regulator GcvA produces the protein MRSLPPLNALHTFEAAARHLSFQQAAEELDVTPTAVSHQIKVLEERLGVTLFRRRPRPLALTEAGQLLYPALRESLDTIDSAIAKLTKTPESTTLTVSVTTVFAAKWLVSRLSEFQQSHPDIDLRLQTSNDVVNLNKQTVDLAIRYGRGNYSGFAVRKLMSDVFLPVCNPRLLEGKHLIKKPDDLVHHPLLHFEWIHFGTDAPDWKNWFALTKLNDINPNRGLTFDEESLAIQAAIAGQGIALCSNIHVADDVALGFLVQPLNISLDGFNYSAVYLENHSKEPLILTFVDWLVEVAGSFLQPRAS